One part of the Propionispora hippei DSM 15287 genome encodes these proteins:
- a CDS encoding Cof-type HAD-IIB family hydrolase: MKLIVSDMDGTLLNSNNKISAENAAALLLAQDKGYEIAIATGRTYNNAAQLCHEVGLRPHIISNHGSFIYTKEGKLLRTTAMKHCDVQHVLDWLDKGEYFYDVCTGEHTYMPTNARELMLLDLERASRKDASIDLPKGRQSIEWLLSMGNVQFVDNMRSIVTKDRAFGNIAAMTFDKQRLQAGRDYFRQYPGVTMTVAADDLFEMIDARASKGNALEYLADYLRISMWDIMAIGDHYNDISMLERVGFGVAIGNAQKAVKDVCQHVSLTNDRHGVAHIVKEMLPRWEKYSSCNG; this comes from the coding sequence ATGAAACTGATTGTATCCGATATGGATGGTACGTTATTGAATTCGAATAATAAAATTAGTGCTGAAAATGCCGCGGCATTGTTGCTGGCCCAGGACAAAGGGTACGAGATCGCCATAGCTACCGGCAGAACTTATAATAATGCGGCTCAACTTTGCCATGAGGTTGGCTTGAGACCGCATATCATATCTAATCATGGTTCCTTCATCTATACAAAAGAAGGAAAATTATTAAGGACAACGGCGATGAAGCATTGCGATGTGCAGCATGTACTGGATTGGCTGGATAAGGGAGAATACTTTTATGATGTTTGTACCGGTGAGCATACTTATATGCCGACCAATGCCCGGGAATTGATGCTGCTTGATTTAGAGCGGGCAAGCCGAAAGGACGCCTCTATTGATTTGCCCAAAGGAAGACAGTCCATCGAGTGGTTGCTATCTATGGGAAATGTCCAGTTTGTGGACAATATGCGCAGTATTGTTACTAAAGATCGTGCTTTTGGAAATATTGCAGCTATGACGTTTGACAAGCAGCGGCTGCAAGCAGGCCGGGACTATTTCCGGCAGTATCCGGGGGTTACGATGACTGTTGCGGCCGATGATTTATTTGAAATGATTGATGCCCGTGCGTCAAAGGGCAATGCCCTGGAATATTTAGCCGATTATTTGCGAATTTCTATGTGGGATATTATGGCCATTGGCGATCATTATAACGATATTTCTATGCTGGAACGGGTGGGGTTTGGCGTGGCTATCGGCAATGCCCAAAAGGCTGTTAAAGACGTTTGTCAGCATGTGTCGTTAACTAATGACCGTCATGGTGTTGCTCATATCGTCAAGGAAATGCTGCCGCGGTGGGAAAAGTACTCTTCCTGCAATGGATAA
- the tpx gene encoding thiol peroxidase gives MNKRTNVVTFRGKPVTLLGEEIVVGASAPDFTVLSPKFEPFQLEESKGKVRIISVVPSVDTSVCDLQTRRFNEEAGMLKDVLILSISVDLPPALSKYCAAHGIENIKTLSDHKELDFGLKYGFVIEELRLLSRGIVVIDKTGIVRHVEYVHEVSEHPDYDKALSVVRQLL, from the coding sequence ATGAATAAACGTACGAATGTGGTTACTTTTCGCGGCAAGCCTGTGACTTTGCTGGGAGAAGAAATTGTAGTGGGTGCCAGTGCGCCCGATTTTACCGTATTGTCGCCTAAATTTGAACCATTCCAGTTAGAGGAAAGTAAAGGAAAAGTACGCATTATTAGTGTAGTGCCGTCTGTTGATACTTCGGTGTGTGATTTGCAAACCCGGCGTTTTAATGAGGAAGCAGGGATGCTGAAAGATGTTTTAATCCTGTCAATTAGTGTAGATTTACCTCCTGCTTTGAGTAAATATTGTGCGGCCCACGGAATTGAAAATATAAAAACTCTTTCAGATCACAAGGAGTTGGATTTCGGTCTAAAATATGGTTTTGTTATTGAGGAATTGCGGCTTTTAAGTCGTGGTATTGTAGTGATTGACAAGACGGGGATTGTACGGCATGTGGAATATGTCCACGAAGTATCCGAACATCCGGATTATGACAAAGCACTGTCTGTTGTACGGCAGCTGCTGTAA